In the genome of Chryseobacterium arthrosphaerae, one region contains:
- a CDS encoding ABC-F family ATP-binding cassette domain-containing protein, with product MILLHNISFGFPGGDLLFNHIQLTIPSHTKSALVGNNGMGKSTLLKLIADEIQPLNGNINVQGEIFYVPQMFGNFNHLTIAESLKIDHKLNALHHITSGEVDERYFETLNDDWDIEERSQGALQYWGLEDFELTQKLDELSGGQKTKVFLAGIQINRPDIIILDEPTNHLDLEGRRLLYELISKTDATVLIVSHDRTLLNLVDTIFELSNQGIATYGGNYDFYAGQKEVESEALQNDIHSKERALKKAKEKERETLERKQKLDARGKGKQEKSGVARIMMNTLRNNAEKNSSKLKSVHAEKISDISGDLRDLRSSVRNADQMKVNFNDSNLHSGKILISAEDINCKYSEKNLWKENLNFEIRSGDRISVKGANGSGKTTLIKLLLGDLEPSTGKISRSDFQSISIDQEYSLIGKAVTVYDFAQQFNDHALQESEVKTLLSRFLFGKETWDKNCDVLSGGERLRLLLCGLSISNKAPDMIILDEPTNNLDLQNVEILTRSIKDYHGTLLVISHDEVFLEEIGMSGEVLLES from the coding sequence ATGATTTTACTACACAATATATCCTTTGGGTTTCCGGGAGGAGATCTTCTATTCAATCATATACAGTTAACGATACCATCTCACACTAAATCAGCTTTGGTGGGAAATAACGGTATGGGAAAATCTACCCTGCTGAAATTAATTGCTGACGAAATACAACCATTAAACGGAAATATCAATGTACAGGGGGAAATTTTCTATGTTCCCCAAATGTTTGGGAATTTTAATCACCTTACGATTGCTGAATCCCTGAAAATTGATCATAAGCTGAATGCCCTTCACCACATTACCAGCGGCGAGGTGGATGAAAGGTATTTTGAAACGCTGAATGATGACTGGGATATCGAAGAGCGTTCCCAGGGTGCTTTACAGTACTGGGGGCTGGAAGATTTTGAGCTCACCCAAAAGCTGGATGAATTAAGTGGAGGACAGAAGACCAAAGTTTTTCTTGCCGGAATCCAGATCAACAGGCCTGATATCATCATACTGGATGAACCAACGAACCATCTGGACCTTGAAGGAAGACGATTACTGTACGAACTTATCAGTAAAACGGATGCTACGGTTCTTATTGTAAGCCATGACAGAACATTACTGAATCTTGTTGATACGATTTTTGAACTGAGTAACCAGGGAATTGCCACTTATGGCGGAAATTATGACTTCTATGCCGGACAAAAAGAAGTTGAAAGTGAAGCGCTGCAAAATGATATCCATTCTAAAGAAAGGGCCCTGAAAAAAGCTAAAGAAAAAGAGCGTGAAACATTGGAAAGGAAACAAAAACTGGATGCAAGAGGCAAAGGAAAGCAGGAAAAATCCGGGGTGGCAAGAATTATGATGAATACGCTGCGGAATAATGCAGAGAAAAATTCTTCAAAATTAAAGTCTGTGCATGCAGAGAAAATCAGTGATATTTCCGGTGATTTACGGGATTTACGTTCATCAGTGAGAAATGCTGATCAAATGAAGGTCAATTTTAATGATTCAAATCTGCATTCCGGGAAGATTCTGATCTCGGCGGAAGACATTAATTGTAAATATTCCGAAAAAAACCTTTGGAAAGAAAACCTGAATTTTGAAATCAGGAGTGGCGACAGAATCTCTGTTAAAGGTGCCAACGGTTCAGGAAAAACCACGTTGATCAAGCTTTTGCTGGGAGATTTAGAACCTTCCACAGGAAAGATTTCAAGATCGGATTTTCAAAGCATCTCTATTGATCAGGAATATTCTCTGATTGGTAAGGCGGTAACGGTTTATGATTTTGCCCAGCAGTTCAATGACCATGCATTGCAGGAATCTGAAGTGAAAACACTGCTGTCAAGATTTTTATTCGGAAAAGAAACCTGGGACAAAAACTGTGATGTCCTGAGTGGGGGAGAGCGACTGCGCCTTCTGCTGTGCGGACTTTCCATCAGCAACAAAGCCCCTGATATGATTATTCTTGATGAACCAACCAATAATCTGGATCTGCAGAATGTAGAAATCCTGACACGTTCCATCAAGGATTATCACGGTACTCTGCTGGTGATTTCACATGATGAGGTTTTTCTGGAAGAGATCGGAATGAGTGGTGAGGTATTGCTGGAATCTTAA
- a CDS encoding zinc ribbon domain-containing protein: MNKVYKKCQSCGMPLKKSPDGAGTNSDGTISTKYCEYCYEKGQFSQPDITAKEMQEFVKHKMKDMGFPGFLAGLFSKGIPKLERWKH, translated from the coding sequence ATGAACAAAGTGTATAAAAAATGTCAGAGCTGCGGTATGCCTCTGAAAAAATCACCTGACGGCGCCGGTACCAATAGTGACGGTACCATCAGCACAAAATACTGTGAATACTGCTATGAAAAAGGACAATTCAGCCAACCGGATATCACGGCAAAAGAAATGCAGGAGTTTGTAAAGCATAAGATGAAAGACATGGGCTTTCCCGGATTTCTGGCCGGTTTATTTTCGAAAGGAATTCCTAAATTAGAACGCTGGAAACATTAA
- a CDS encoding adenylosuccinate synthase, which produces MSTYVVVGLQYGDEGKGKITDVLSAKSDYVVRFQGGDNAGHTVYVGDEKFVLHLLPSGVLQCKGKCIIANGVVVNPKSFIKEVNQIESKGLRTDHIFISRRAHVIMPYHILLDTYREEEHGGTQIGTTKKGIGPCYEDKIARVGIRMVDLLNPEILRDKIEKNLKVKNSLFEKYYGKPVLDVEEIYNEFLEIGKQLQDRIVDTELELNEAIQEGKNVLFEGAQALMLDIDFGTYPYVTSSSPSTGGVCSGAGVPPTSLQNLIGVAKAYCTRVGNGPFPSELDNELGEKIRQIGGEFGATTGRPRRTGWLDLVSLKHACMINGINNLVITKLDVLTGIENLKIVTHYKTEDGKIIDYFTSSTEKLYNYEPIYQDLPGWEEDITKARSYDELPDNAQKYIEFIEKYLGINVYLVSVGPERSQNIIRKELF; this is translated from the coding sequence ATGTCAACTTATGTAGTTGTAGGTCTTCAGTACGGAGATGAAGGCAAAGGAAAAATCACGGATGTTTTATCGGCAAAATCAGACTATGTAGTGCGTTTCCAGGGTGGAGACAACGCTGGTCACACGGTTTATGTGGGTGATGAAAAATTCGTTCTACACCTTCTTCCTTCAGGAGTTCTTCAATGCAAAGGGAAATGTATCATTGCGAACGGAGTAGTGGTAAACCCTAAGTCTTTCATTAAAGAAGTGAATCAGATCGAGAGCAAAGGCTTGAGAACAGATCATATCTTTATCAGCAGAAGAGCGCATGTGATCATGCCTTACCACATCCTTTTGGATACTTACCGTGAAGAGGAACACGGAGGAACTCAGATCGGAACTACCAAAAAAGGAATCGGACCTTGTTATGAAGATAAAATTGCAAGAGTCGGGATCAGAATGGTAGACCTTTTAAACCCTGAGATTTTAAGAGACAAGATCGAGAAAAACTTAAAAGTTAAGAACTCTCTTTTTGAAAAATATTACGGAAAGCCGGTTTTAGATGTTGAAGAGATCTACAACGAATTCCTTGAAATTGGAAAACAGCTTCAGGACAGAATTGTTGATACAGAGCTGGAATTAAACGAAGCTATTCAGGAAGGAAAGAACGTATTGTTCGAAGGAGCTCAGGCGTTAATGCTTGATATCGATTTCGGTACTTATCCGTACGTAACTTCTTCTTCTCCTTCTACAGGAGGTGTTTGTTCAGGAGCAGGTGTTCCGCCAACATCACTTCAGAACCTGATCGGTGTGGCAAAAGCATACTGTACCAGAGTAGGAAACGGACCTTTCCCATCTGAGCTAGACAATGAATTGGGTGAGAAAATCAGACAGATTGGTGGTGAGTTCGGAGCAACTACAGGAAGACCGAGAAGAACAGGTTGGTTAGACCTGGTTTCTTTAAAGCACGCTTGTATGATCAACGGAATCAACAATCTTGTCATCACTAAGCTTGACGTTCTTACAGGAATTGAAAACCTTAAAATCGTTACGCATTATAAAACTGAAGACGGAAAAATTATCGATTATTTCACTTCGTCAACAGAGAAACTGTACAACTACGAACCTATCTACCAGGATTTACCAGGTTGGGAGGAAGATATCACAAAAGCAAGAAGCTATGATGAACTTCCGGACAATGCTCAGAAATACATCGAGTTTATCGAGAAATATTTAGGAATCAATGTATATTTGGTTTCTGTAGGTCCTGAGAGAAGTCAGAACATTATCAGAAAAGAATTATTCTAA
- a CDS encoding ParB/RepB/Spo0J family partition protein gives MKDKKRAMGRGLGAILSAESKATVNSATDEGADKFVGNIVEVALEDIYPNPTQPRTYFDEKALNELAQSIKNLGVIQPVTLRKDGEKFEIISGERRYRASKIAGLTTIPAYIRLVNDQELLEMALVENIQREDLDAIEIALTYHRLLEEIGLTQENLSQRIGKDRSTITNSIRLLRLNPDIQNAIRSGEISAGHGRAIISLESEEDQQVLFELIIKEKLNVRQAEQAAAALKNPKSPAAKKASMELSNNYKRAQKTIADILDVKVEIKTSGNGKKGKIVLDFKNEEELEYILSHIK, from the coding sequence ATGAAGGACAAAAAAAGAGCTATGGGACGCGGCTTGGGCGCCATTTTAAGTGCAGAATCCAAAGCAACTGTGAATTCCGCTACCGATGAAGGAGCAGATAAGTTTGTAGGAAATATTGTAGAAGTTGCGCTTGAAGATATTTACCCGAACCCGACGCAGCCGAGAACTTATTTTGATGAAAAAGCATTAAATGAACTTGCCCAGTCTATCAAAAACTTAGGCGTGATCCAGCCGGTTACCTTAAGAAAAGACGGTGAGAAATTTGAGATCATATCCGGGGAAAGACGTTACAGAGCCAGTAAAATTGCAGGCTTAACGACTATTCCTGCCTATATCCGTCTGGTAAATGATCAGGAGCTTCTTGAAATGGCTCTTGTTGAAAACATCCAGAGAGAAGATCTTGATGCCATTGAAATTGCTTTGACTTATCATAGACTTTTGGAGGAGATCGGTCTTACTCAGGAAAACCTGAGCCAGAGAATAGGGAAGGACAGGAGTACCATTACCAATTCCATCAGATTGCTGAGGCTCAATCCGGATATTCAGAATGCCATCAGAAGTGGTGAGATTTCTGCAGGACACGGAAGAGCAATCATCAGTCTTGAAAGTGAAGAAGACCAGCAGGTTTTATTCGAACTGATCATAAAAGAAAAATTAAACGTTCGTCAGGCAGAACAGGCTGCTGCTGCCCTGAAGAATCCTAAATCTCCGGCTGCTAAAAAAGCAAGCATGGAGCTTTCCAATAATTATAAAAGAGCCCAGAAGACCATCGCTGATATCTTAGATGTAAAAGTGGAGATCAAAACTTCGGGCAATGGTAAAAAAGGTAAAATTGTTCTGGACTTTAAAAATGAAGAAGAGCTGGAATATATTTTATCCCATATTAAATAA
- a CDS encoding P-loop NTPase family protein: MRIHIFGASGSGVTTLGKALSEQLNIEYFDSDDFFWLKTKVPFTEKQNPEIRNTTVSDILHTTDSWIFGGSIIHWGENIFPPFDLVIFLYLPPQMRMERLRKREFERYGEEITVNPERAVKSEEFLEWAKDYDHDTGIANRTLNAHREWLTGIDVPLLEISGNYPVSDKIKVILDRIKQDHL; encoded by the coding sequence ATGAGAATACATATTTTCGGGGCATCCGGTTCCGGGGTGACTACATTGGGGAAAGCATTGTCTGAACAACTTAATATTGAATATTTTGACAGTGACGATTTTTTCTGGCTTAAAACCAAGGTCCCCTTTACAGAAAAGCAAAATCCTGAAATCAGGAACACCACTGTTTCGGATATTCTTCATACCACCGATAGCTGGATTTTCGGAGGATCAATCATTCATTGGGGTGAAAATATTTTTCCGCCGTTTGATCTTGTTATTTTCCTTTATCTGCCACCCCAAATGCGAATGGAAAGACTGAGAAAAAGGGAATTCGAAAGATATGGCGAAGAAATCACCGTCAATCCGGAAAGAGCCGTCAAATCTGAAGAATTCCTGGAATGGGCAAAAGATTATGACCATGATACAGGAATTGCCAACAGAACTTTAAATGCTCATCGTGAATGGCTTACCGGAATAGATGTTCCGTTGCTTGAAATTTCAGGAAATTATCCGGTTTCAGATAAAATAAAAGTTATTTTGGACAGGATAAAACAGGATCATTTATAG
- a CDS encoding adenylate kinase: MINIVLFGPPGSGKGTQAQNLIEKFNLKQVSTGDLFRYNMKNDTDLGKLAKSYIDKGELVPDQVTTDMLIDEIRKPTDTNGFIFDGYPRTTAQTEALEKIVKEELNDEIDICLALVVEDKILVERLLKRGETSGRSDDSNVEIIENRIKEYYAKTAEVAELYKQQGKYVEVNGVGEIDEISQKLFAEVEKIK, from the coding sequence ATGATAAACATTGTTCTGTTCGGCCCTCCAGGAAGTGGAAAAGGAACACAAGCTCAGAATCTGATCGAAAAATTCAATTTAAAACAGGTTTCAACAGGTGATCTTTTCAGATACAATATGAAAAATGATACCGACCTTGGAAAATTGGCTAAATCTTATATCGATAAGGGAGAATTGGTTCCGGATCAGGTAACAACAGATATGCTGATTGATGAGATCAGAAAACCTACAGATACCAATGGCTTCATTTTTGACGGATATCCAAGAACAACTGCTCAGACAGAAGCGCTGGAAAAAATCGTTAAAGAAGAACTGAATGACGAGATTGATATCTGTCTTGCCCTGGTAGTAGAAGACAAAATTTTGGTTGAAAGACTTCTGAAAAGAGGTGAAACCAGCGGAAGATCTGACGACAGCAATGTAGAGATCATCGAAAACAGAATTAAAGAATATTATGCTAAAACAGCAGAAGTAGCCGAACTTTATAAGCAGCAGGGAAAATATGTGGAAGTAAACGGTGTAGGAGAAATTGATGAAATTTCCCAGAAACTTTTTGCTGAAGTTGAGAAAATTAAATAA
- a CDS encoding alpha/beta fold hydrolase, with translation MSSKSSYLPSNLNKDSKLFHTLFSPETAKATLLIVHGMQEHSGRYAEIAEYFAGHGIAVLTYDHLGHGKSVKEKKDIGFFQLEKPDERLVSDAEMMADHLAEQHPGIPHFILGHSMGSFVTRCLLQKASSKFSGAIITGTGGPLAGIDVLRGYLSLATAIAPRHRTFLNSVFTGVNNRHFKKDKDFSDTSWLSVNPENRKAFEQDELCGIPFTHNAFYTLFSIYKKATSRDWAASISPSFPLLFVSGQNDPIGDFGKGVELTVNNLKTDGFRNVEVKLYPEMRHEILNEEIREEVLNGIYTWILKYS, from the coding sequence ATGTCTTCAAAATCATCATACCTTCCCTCCAACCTCAATAAAGATTCAAAGCTTTTCCATACCCTGTTCTCCCCGGAAACAGCCAAAGCCACCCTACTCATCGTTCACGGGATGCAGGAGCACAGCGGAAGATATGCTGAGATTGCAGAATACTTTGCCGGTCATGGAATCGCTGTATTGACATATGATCATCTGGGACACGGAAAATCAGTAAAGGAGAAAAAAGACATTGGTTTTTTCCAGCTTGAAAAACCGGATGAAAGACTTGTTTCAGATGCAGAAATGATGGCTGATCATCTTGCTGAGCAGCATCCCGGTATCCCGCATTTTATTCTGGGACATTCGATGGGATCTTTTGTTACCCGTTGTCTTCTTCAAAAAGCAAGCAGTAAATTTTCCGGAGCGATCATTACAGGAACCGGAGGACCGCTGGCAGGAATTGATGTATTGAGAGGTTATTTGTCATTGGCTACAGCTATTGCCCCCCGTCACCGTACTTTTTTGAATTCTGTTTTTACAGGTGTCAATAACAGACATTTTAAAAAAGATAAAGACTTTAGTGATACCAGCTGGCTGAGTGTGAATCCGGAAAACAGAAAAGCTTTTGAGCAGGATGAACTTTGCGGAATTCCGTTTACCCATAATGCATTTTATACTTTGTTCAGCATCTATAAAAAAGCTACCTCAAGAGATTGGGCAGCTTCCATTTCTCCATCTTTTCCTTTGCTATTCGTGAGTGGGCAGAATGATCCGATCGGAGATTTTGGAAAAGGGGTCGAACTTACGGTTAACAATTTAAAGACTGATGGTTTCCGGAATGTCGAAGTAAAGCTTTATCCGGAAATGCGTCACGAGATTTTGAACGAAGAAATACGGGAAGAGGTGCTGAATGGAATTTATACCTGGATTTTGAAGTACTCTTAG
- the obgE gene encoding GTPase ObgE, giving the protein MSNFVDYVKIHCKSGHGGAGSAHLRREKYIPKGGPDGGDGGRGGHVIMRGNAQEWTLLPLRYTRHIKAERGENGAKNQLTGADGSDIYIDVPIGTIAKNEDGEIIGEILEDKQEIILMEGGKGGKGNEHFKSSTNQTPRYAQPGMDGQEGYVVFELKILADVGLVGFPNAGKSTLLASVSAAKPKIANYAFTTLTPNLGIVDYRNYKSFVMADIPGIIEGAAEGKGLGHRFLRHIERNSILLFLIPADSEDHYQEFKILENELKEYNPELLDKDFIVSVSKSDLLDDELKKEIAAEFPENKQPLFFSGVTGEGLTELKDAIWKQLHG; this is encoded by the coding sequence ATGTCTAACTTTGTAGATTACGTAAAAATCCATTGTAAAAGCGGTCACGGAGGTGCAGGTTCTGCCCATCTCCGCCGTGAAAAGTATATTCCTAAAGGTGGTCCTGATGGTGGCGACGGAGGTCGCGGCGGGCACGTCATTATGAGAGGAAATGCTCAGGAATGGACTTTACTTCCGCTTCGATACACCCGCCATATAAAAGCTGAGCGTGGTGAGAACGGAGCAAAAAACCAGCTTACCGGTGCTGACGGTTCTGATATTTATATTGACGTTCCCATCGGAACTATCGCTAAAAATGAGGACGGAGAAATTATCGGCGAGATCCTTGAAGACAAACAGGAAATCATTCTGATGGAAGGTGGAAAAGGTGGAAAAGGAAACGAACACTTCAAATCTTCTACCAATCAGACTCCTAGATATGCACAACCCGGAATGGATGGCCAGGAAGGTTATGTAGTCTTCGAACTTAAAATTTTGGCGGATGTAGGACTCGTTGGGTTCCCTAATGCCGGAAAATCTACACTTCTGGCTTCTGTTTCTGCAGCAAAACCCAAAATTGCCAACTATGCCTTCACTACTTTGACCCCTAACCTGGGAATCGTAGATTACAGGAATTACAAATCTTTTGTAATGGCTGACATCCCGGGAATCATTGAAGGAGCGGCGGAAGGAAAAGGTTTGGGACACAGGTTCCTTAGACATATTGAAAGAAACTCTATCCTGTTATTTTTAATTCCGGCTGATTCTGAAGATCACTACCAGGAGTTTAAAATTCTGGAAAATGAGCTGAAGGAGTACAATCCTGAGCTTCTGGATAAGGATTTCATTGTTTCCGTTTCAAAATCCGATCTTCTGGATGATGAGCTGAAAAAAGAAATCGCTGCCGAATTCCCTGAAAACAAGCAACCGCTTTTCTTCTCAGGGGTTACAGGAGAAGGACTGACAGAACTGAAAGATGCTATCTGGAAACAATTACACGGATAA
- a CDS encoding phosphoribosyltransferase — MESIKVHDKTFVPYLKDAEIQEIVKETALRIYEDYKDEVPVFIGVLNGVIMFFSDLLKYYPGECEIAFIQMSSYVGTESTGIVYQKMELTKDVKDRHIILVEDIVDTGNTVESLFKYFKETQRPKSVKLASFLLKPEIYKKDFKLDYIGKEIPNKFVLGYGLDYDELGRNLPNLYQLADGQINH; from the coding sequence ATGGAAAGCATTAAAGTTCACGACAAAACTTTCGTTCCTTATTTAAAGGATGCCGAAATTCAGGAAATTGTAAAAGAGACAGCGTTAAGAATTTATGAAGATTACAAGGATGAAGTTCCAGTTTTCATTGGGGTTTTAAATGGGGTTATCATGTTCTTCTCAGATCTTTTAAAGTATTACCCGGGCGAGTGCGAAATTGCCTTCATTCAAATGAGTTCCTATGTAGGAACCGAATCTACAGGAATCGTTTATCAGAAAATGGAACTTACCAAAGACGTAAAAGACCGTCACATTATTCTTGTAGAAGATATTGTAGATACAGGAAATACTGTTGAAAGTCTTTTCAAATACTTCAAAGAAACACAGCGTCCTAAATCTGTAAAACTGGCAAGTTTCTTATTGAAACCTGAGATCTATAAGAAAGATTTCAAGCTGGATTATATCGGAAAGGAAATTCCTAATAAATTTGTACTTGGATATGGACTGGATTATGATGAGCTGGGAAGAAACCTGCCTAATTTATATCAATTAGCAGACGGACAAATCAACCATTAA
- a CDS encoding HEAT repeat domain-containing protein, with amino-acid sequence MTIEELFKDKTTKAKEKTEIISQWILDTSLPADELIAFAEKSKDPVKGTCIEAMEYATKQNPNLADEAVFAFVTQTLTEKAPRIKWESAKVIGNTAPLFPDKLDDAITNLIANTEHEGTVVRWSAAFALGEILKLKTKYNTTLLPALENISEKEEKNSIKKIYLDAIRKTKK; translated from the coding sequence ATGACTATAGAAGAACTTTTTAAAGATAAAACCACAAAAGCAAAGGAAAAAACAGAGATTATCAGTCAATGGATTCTCGATACTTCCTTACCGGCTGATGAACTGATCGCTTTTGCTGAGAAATCAAAAGATCCGGTAAAAGGAACCTGTATTGAAGCAATGGAATATGCTACAAAACAGAATCCCAATCTTGCAGACGAAGCGGTATTCGCATTTGTCACCCAAACCCTTACAGAAAAAGCTCCCAGAATAAAATGGGAAAGTGCTAAGGTCATAGGAAACACGGCCCCATTGTTTCCTGATAAGCTGGATGATGCCATTACAAACCTGATCGCCAATACAGAGCACGAAGGAACTGTAGTACGCTGGAGCGCAGCATTTGCATTGGGTGAAATTTTGAAATTGAAAACAAAATACAATACAACCTTACTTCCGGCTCTTGAAAACATCAGTGAAAAAGAGGAGAAAAACAGTATCAAAAAAATCTATCTTGATGCCATCAGAAAAACGAAGAAATAA
- a CDS encoding helix-turn-helix transcriptional regulator: protein MNRIDRLISVLTTLQSKKFVTADYIAEKYEISIRTVYRDIKALGEIGVPIDYEPQKGYTVLQGFFLPPVLLTSDEANALIMISRLSERYTDKTVQKNVSNAIDKIKSVLRYHEKEKADTLQNKIGIYVSPETDHSKDYLTIIQNAIVGKHILKINYLNNLQEASEREIEPIGMSFYTNQWHLIAWCWKRNEYRDFKVLQIQDLKNTAQPFRKTLHFTLEEYINSLM from the coding sequence ATGAACAGAATCGACAGGCTGATATCCGTACTCACCACTTTACAATCCAAAAAGTTTGTAACGGCTGATTATATTGCTGAAAAATATGAGATCAGCATCAGAACAGTGTACAGAGATATCAAAGCTTTGGGCGAAATCGGGGTTCCTATTGATTATGAACCACAGAAAGGCTATACTGTTTTACAGGGATTTTTTCTGCCTCCTGTTCTCCTGACAAGCGACGAAGCTAATGCACTGATCATGATTTCCAGACTTTCGGAGCGTTACACTGATAAAACCGTTCAGAAAAATGTTTCCAATGCTATTGATAAAATAAAATCGGTTTTACGATACCATGAAAAGGAGAAAGCTGATACGCTTCAGAATAAGATCGGAATCTATGTTTCTCCCGAAACGGACCACAGCAAGGATTATCTTACCATTATCCAGAACGCTATTGTTGGCAAGCATATTTTAAAAATCAATTATCTCAACAACCTGCAGGAAGCCAGCGAAAGGGAAATTGAACCTATCGGTATGAGCTTCTATACCAACCAGTGGCATCTGATCGCCTGGTGCTGGAAAAGAAATGAATACCGGGATTTTAAAGTACTGCAGATCCAGGATTTGAAGAATACGGCACAGCCATTTAGGAAAACGTTGCATTTTACACTGGAGGAGTATATTAATTCTTTGATGTAA
- a CDS encoding ParA family protein yields the protein MAKIIGIANQKGGVGKTTTAVNLAAALGVLEKRILIIDADPQANATSGLGVEDVQYSTYNLLEHSADTRLCIKRTATPNLDIIPSHIDLVAAEIELVDKEDREYMLKKALASVRDDYDYIIIDCAPSLGLITVNALTAADSVIIPIQCEYFALEGLGKLLNTVKNVQKIHNKDLGIEGLLLTMYDSRLRLSNQVVEEVNLHFPEMVFETIISRNVRLSEAPSFGESILNYDAESKGAVQYIQLAEEVLLKNENLVKN from the coding sequence ATGGCAAAAATCATAGGTATTGCTAATCAGAAAGGAGGTGTCGGAAAAACGACTACCGCTGTAAATCTGGCAGCAGCATTAGGAGTATTGGAAAAAAGAATATTAATCATTGACGCTGATCCCCAGGCTAATGCTACATCAGGGCTGGGCGTTGAAGATGTTCAGTACTCTACATACAATCTGTTGGAGCATAGTGCAGATACAAGACTTTGTATCAAGAGAACTGCAACTCCGAACCTGGATATTATCCCGTCACATATTGACCTGGTAGCTGCAGAAATCGAATTGGTAGACAAGGAAGACCGTGAGTATATGCTGAAAAAAGCATTGGCCAGCGTAAGAGATGATTATGACTATATCATTATAGACTGTGCACCAAGTTTAGGTCTTATTACCGTGAATGCCCTTACAGCGGCAGACTCTGTAATTATCCCGATTCAGTGTGAATACTTTGCACTGGAAGGATTGGGGAAACTTCTGAATACCGTTAAGAACGTTCAGAAGATCCATAACAAAGACCTTGGAATAGAAGGGCTTCTCCTTACCATGTATGACAGCAGATTAAGACTGTCTAATCAGGTAGTGGAAGAAGTGAATCTGCACTTCCCTGAAATGGTTTTTGAAACCATTATCAGCAGAAACGTAAGATTGAGTGAAGCACCTAGTTTCGGAGAAAGTATCCTGAACTATGATGCAGAAAGTAAAGGAGCTGTTCAGTACATTCAGTTAGCTGAAGAAGTTCTTTTGAAGAATGAAAATTTAGTAAAGAATTAA
- a CDS encoding DUF5683 domain-containing protein, producing the protein MKKIFFTFFLCLAALAYSQVNPIDTVRMQTPPKPETPVLKPGKTESKIIEDLEKANGPTKKTIKLNPTRAGLYSAVLPGLGQFYNKKYWKIPIVWGAVGAGVGIAVWNDNQYKKYREYYIAKLNGTPNEFVDSHPWLDKRALGNAQDRSKRQRDYAIAITGLIYILNIVDAVVDAHLYESRHDPDLTFKPSMIQDQYGYDAPKTGFSLSYRF; encoded by the coding sequence ATGAAGAAAATATTTTTCACATTTTTCTTGTGCCTGGCTGCATTGGCCTATTCACAAGTCAATCCAATCGATACCGTTCGGATGCAGACGCCTCCGAAACCGGAAACCCCTGTGCTGAAACCGGGAAAAACAGAATCTAAGATCATTGAAGATCTTGAAAAAGCGAACGGCCCCACAAAGAAAACGATTAAGCTGAACCCTACCAGAGCAGGTTTGTATTCAGCAGTTTTACCGGGACTGGGACAATTCTATAACAAAAAATACTGGAAGATTCCCATTGTTTGGGGAGCTGTAGGAGCAGGAGTAGGTATTGCCGTCTGGAATGACAACCAATACAAGAAATATCGTGAATATTACATCGCTAAACTTAATGGAACACCCAATGAATTTGTAGACAGCCATCCCTGGTTAGACAAAAGAGCATTGGGGAATGCACAGGACAGATCGAAAAGACAAAGGGACTATGCCATTGCCATTACAGGACTGATTTACATTCTGAATATAGTAGATGCCGTAGTGGATGCGCATCTTTATGAAAGCCGCCATGATCCGGATCTTACCTTTAAGCCGTCTATGATTCAGGATCAGTACGGATATGATGCACCGAAAACCGGGTTTAGTTTAAGTTATAGATTTTAA